A window of Microbispora hainanensis genomic DNA:
GCGCACGCGCCCGGCACCGGCACCCCCGAGGCGGGCGGCCTGACCAGCCGGGAGCTGCTGGAGATCCTGCGCGGCCTGGCCGGCTGCGACATCGTCGGCGCGGACGTGGTCGAGGTCGCCCCGGCGTACGACCACGCGGAGATCACCTCGGTCGCGGCCTCCCACGTGGCCTACGATCTGATCGGCCTGCTCGCGCTGGGGAAGGCCTGACGCCAGGGGGAGAAGCCGTGATCGTCGACCTGTCGGTGCCCGTCGTGAGCGGCATGCCCGTCTACCCCGGCGACCCGGAGGTGGAGATCGCGCCCGCCCTCACGGTGGCGGCCGAGGGCGTCAACGTCCTCGGCCTGCACCTGGGGTCGCAGTCGGGCACGCACGTGGACGCGCCGTTCCACATCGACGACGCGCTGCCCACGCTCGACGACCTGCCGCTGGAACGCTTCCTCGGACCGGCGGTGGTCCTCGACGCCCGGGGCCTGCCGCCGCGCGCGCCCGTCACCCCGGCGATGCTCGCCGCGGTGACCGGGCGGCTGGCCCCGGGGACCGTCCTGCTGGTCGCGACCGGCTGGGACGAGCACTGGGGAACCCCGGAATACCTGACCCACCCCTACCTGGACGCGGAGACCGCCCGCCTGATCGTCGCCGCGGGCGTGCGCACCGTCGGCGTCGACGCGCTCAGCGTCGATCCCACCCCGGCTCCCGCCGATCTGCCGGCGCACCGCGTGCTGTGCGGCGCGCACGCCGTCATCGCGGAGAACCTGCGGGGTCTCGGCCCGCTGCTGGACGCCCAGGCCGCCGGTCGCCCGATCGAGGTCTCGCTGTTCCCGCTGCGCCTGGCCGGGGCCGACGGCGCTCCCGTCCGCGCCGTCGCCCGGATCGGCTGACCCCCGCGTACGCCGTGGGTTGACGGATGGCGGCATCGGGCTGCTATCGTGTCCGGCGCTCGTGACCCCAGGCTAGGAGACCAGACGTGGCAGGTGAGGACGACATCTCCGGGTGATACCGGAGATCGAGCGGCCCCGGCAGGCGCGCATGACCGCCGCCGATGTGGCCCTCGTTGTCGTTCTCTGATCCCTGTCCCCTTGCCGGGCGGCTCCGGTGCGCCCGGATCACGTACGAGGTCTCTCGCATGTCCGATGCGTTCATCATCTGTTCCGGCCTGTCCTTTTCCTGGCCTGACGACACGCCCGTCTTCGACGACCTGTCCTTCACCGTGGGCGGTGGCCGTACGGGCCTGGTCGCTCCCAACGGCGCGGGCAAGAGCACGCTGCTCAAGCTGATCGCCGGTGAGCACCGGCCTCGCGGCGGGAGCGTGTCCGTCAGCGGCGTGCTCGGTTATCTGCCGCAGAGCCTGCCTCTCACCGGCGACCTGGCCGTGGCCGAGGTGCTCGGCATCGCCCCGGTGATCGCCGCGCTCGACGCCATCGAGTCGGGCGACGCCGCCGAGGAGCACTTCACCACGATCGGCAACGACTGGGACATCGAGGAACGCACCCGTGCCCAGCTCGACCGGCTGGGGCTCGGCGACCTCGCGTTCGACCGCATCCTGCGTACGCTGAGCGGCGGCCAGGTCGTCTCGCTCGGCCTGGCCGCCCAGCTTCTCAAGCGGCCCGACGTCCTGCTGCTGGACGAGCCGACGAACAACCTCGACCTCGGTGCGCGCCGCAGGCTCTACGACGTGCTCGGCGACTGGAACGGCTGCCTGCTGGTGGTCAGCCACGACCGGGCCCTGCTCGACCGCATGGACCGCATCGCCGAGCTCGACCGGGGAGAGATCCGCTTCTACGGCGGCGGTTTCACCGCCTACGAGGCGGCCGTACGCGCGGAGCAGGAGGCCGCCGAACGGACCGTGCGCAGCGCCGAGCAGGAGCTCAAGCGCGAGAAGCGGGAGATGCAGCAGGCGCGTGAGCGGGCCGAGCGCCGCGCGGGCAACGCCGCCCGCAACCTCAAGAACGCCGGGCTGGCGCGGATCTTCGCCGGGAACATGAAGCGGGGCGCCCAGGAGTCGGCCGGGCGGGCCGGCCAGATGCACGCCGCCCGCGTGAGCGACGCCAAGGCCAGGCTCGACGAGGCGGGCCGGGCGCTGCGCGACGACCAGAAGATCGCGCTGGAGCTGCCGGGGACCAACGTGCCCGCCGGGCGGACGGTCTTCCTCGGCGAGGGCCTGCAGGTCCGTGGCCTGTTCGCCGAGCCGGGCATCGACCTGGCGATCCGCGGCCCCGAGCGCATCGCGCTGACCGGCGCCAACGGCGCGGGCAAGTCCACCCTGCTGCGCGTGATCGGCGGCGAGCTGGAGCCGGACGCCGGCACGACCAGGCGGGCCGACGGCCGGGTCGCCTACCTGTCGCAGCGGCTCGACCTGCTCGACGTGGATCGCACCGTGGCGGAGAACCTGGCGGCGTTCGCCCCCGGCATGCCGGAGGCGGAGCGGATGAACCTGCTCGCCCGCTTCCTGTTCCGCGGCGTGCGGGCGCACCTGCCGGTGGGCGTGCTGTCGGGCGGCGAACGGCTGCGCGCCACGCTGGCCTGCGTGCTGTGCGCCGAACCGGCGCCTCAGCTCCTGCTGCTCGACGAGCCCACCAACAACCTCGACCTGGTCAGCGTGGGGCAGCTGGAGAGCGCGCTCGGCGCGTACGAGGGGGCGTTCGTGGTGGTCAGCCACGACGAGCGGTTCCTCGCGGAGGTCGGGGTGGACCGGTGGCTGGAGCTGTCCGACGGCCGACTGCTGGAGACCTGAGCCCCCCGGCCCCGCCGGGCCGGGGCGGGGACGGTCGTCAGTGGGTGCCCCAGGAGTAGGTCTGCTTGTGCAGCTTGAGGTAGACGAAGGTCTCTGTCGCCCGCACGCTGGAGATCGCCCGGATCTTTCCGAGGATCTCCAGCAGGTGGGTGTCGCCCTCGCAGACCACCTCGACCATGATGTCGACCGACCCGGCCGTGAGCACCACGTAGTCGATCTCGGGGATCTGCGACAGCTCGTCGGCCACCTGCTCCAGGTCGCCCTCGCACTTGATGCCGATCATGGCCTGGCGGGGGAAGCCCAGGGTGAGCGGGTCGGTGACGGCGACGATCTGCATGACGCCGAGGTCGAGCAGGCGCTGCACGCGCTGGCGCACCGCGGCCTCCGACAGCCCCACCGCCTTGCCGATGGCGGCGTACGGCTTTCGCCCGTCCATCTGAAGCTGCTCGATGATCTGCTTGGAGATCTCGTCGAGCACCACCGGCCCACCCTTCGCGGCAGCCGCGCGAGCCTTTGGCGGAGTCGTCATCCTCGGGGGGTGTCCTCTCTTGGCGGGCTTCGGCTTCGATCGCCGTAGCGACCTGGTGTTACAGCATCATTTTTGACATGTTGCGATCGTGGTCTGACATGTTGTCAGCTCCGTCGCTCACGTCAAGCGATTTCGTAGCAATTTGGTATCTTAGCGACGAAATCCCTTGTCGTTGGCTCTTTCCTCTGCCAGAGTCGCGACAACTCAGCCACCACCAGGAGGTCACCGGTGACCACCCGTCTCCAGAACTTCGTGAACGGGAAGTTCGTCGACGCCGCCAGCGGCCGTTTCTCCGACGTCGTAGACCCTACGACGGGGGAGGCATACGCCCAGGCACCGGTGTCGGGCCAGGAGGACGTCGACGCCGCGTACGCCGCCGCGACGGCCGCCTTCGAGACGTGGGGCCAGACGACCCCGGGCGAGCGCGCGGCGCTGCTGCTGAAGGTCGCCGACGCGATCGAGGCCCGCGCTGACGAGATCAACGAGGCCGAGTGCCGCAACACCGGCAAGCCCCGCGCCCGCATGGCCGAGGACGAGACCCCGATCGCCGCTGACCACTTCCGGTTCTTCGCCGGTGCGGCCCGCACCCTTGAGGGCCCGACCGCCGGTGAGTTCCTCGCCGACCACACCTCGGTGATCCGGCACGAGCCTATCGGTGTCATCGGTCAGGTCACGCCGTGGAACTACCCGATGATGATGGCGGTCTGGAAGATCGCCCCCGCTCTCGCGGCCGGCAACACGGTCGTGCTCAAGCCGTCCGACACCACGCCGGTCTCCACGCTGAAGCTGGCCGAGATCCTCGGCGACGTCCTGCCCGCCGGGGTTTTCAACGTCGTGACCGGCGACCGGGAGACCGGTGCGCTGGTGGTCGGCCACCCGGCCGCGAGCATGGTCGCGATCACCGGTTCGGTCGGCGCGGGCATGTCGGTCGCCAGGACCGCCGCCGACGACGTCAAGCGCGTCCACCTGGAGCTGGGCGGCAAGGCCCCGGTCGTGATCTTCGAGGACGTCAAGGACATCAAGGCCGTCGCCGAGGCGGTCGCCGGGGCGGGCCTCTACAACGCCGGCCAGGACTGCACCGCCGCCTGCCGCGTGCTCGTGCAGGAGAGCATCCACGACGAGTTCGCCGCGGCGCTGGCCGAGGCCGCGGCCGCCACCAAGCTGGGCGGCCTCGAGGTCGAGGACGCCTACTTCGGCCCGCTGAACAACGCCAACCAGCTCGCCCGGGTCGAGGGCTTCTTCCAGCGCCTCCCCGAGCACGCGAAGGTCCTCACCGGCGGCACCCGGGTCGGCGACAAGGGCTTCTTCTTCGCCCCGACCGTCGTGGACGGGCTGAAGCAGGACGACGAGATGGTCCAGGACGAGATCTTCGGCCCCGTCATGACCATCCAGACCTTCACCGACGAGGCGGACGCGCTGGCCAAGGCCAACGGCGTCCGTTACGGCCTGTCCGGCTCGGTGTGGACCACCGACCACGGCCGCGCGATGCGGATGTCCAAGCGACTCGACTTCGGCGTCGTCTGGGTCAACACCCACATCCCGTTCGTGTCCGAGATGCCGCACGGCGGCTTCAAGCACTCGGGCTACGGCAAGGACCTGTCCGTCTTCGGCCTGCACGACTACACCCGCGTCAAGCACGTCATGCACTACATCGGCGAATAGGCGCCATCGGCCGCGGCCGGACGCCTATCGAAAAAGAGGGATAAGCCTGGAATGACAGAGATCCAGGCGGGCTCGGGGGCGGCCGTCGCGGCTGCCCCCGTATCAGGAGACGTGCCCGCCATCGAACTCGACCACGTGGTCAAGGAGTACGTCTCGCACGGCGAGGTCGTACGGGCGGTCAAGGGCGTGAGCCTCGCCATTGCGGAGGGGGAGTTCTTCTCCCTCCTCGGCCCCTCGGGCTGCGGCAAGACCACCAGCATGCGCATGATCGCCGGGTTCGAGGACCCCACCCAGGGGATCGTCAGGCTCCACGGGGAGGACGTCACGAACGTCCCGCCCAACAAGCGCGACATCAACATGGTGTTCCAGTCCTACGCGCTGTTCCCGCACATGAACGTCTGGGACAACGTCGCGTTCGGGCTCAAGCGCAAGAAGGTCCCCGACGCGGAGATCAAGCGCCGCGTCGGCGAGATCCTGGAGGTCGTCGACCTGGTCGGCCGCGAGAAGCGCCGGCCGAAGGAGATGTCGGGAGGCCAGCAGCAGCGCGTCGCGCTCGCCCGGGCCCTGGTCAACCGGCCCCGCGCGCTCCTGCTCGACGAGCCGCTCGGCGCGCTCGACCTCAAGCTCCGCCAGGCCATGCAGATCGAGCTCAAGCGCATCCAGCGCGAGGTCGGCATCACGTTCGTCTACGTGACGCACGACCAGAGCGAGGCGCTGACGATGAGCGACCGCATCGCGGTCATGAACGACGGCCTCGTGGAGCAGCTCGCGGACCCCCGCGAGATCTACGAGCGGCCCGCCAGCAAGTTCGTGGCGGGATTCATCGGCACCTCCAACCTGCTGAGCGGCACCGTCCAGCAGATCACCGGCGACACCGCCGTGCTCGCGCTCGGCGCGAGCGACCGCATCCTCGTCCCCGCCGACGGCGCGCTCGCGCCCGGCGCCACAGTCGACCTCACGGTCCGGCCCGAGAAGATCAAGATCGCCAGGGACCGGCCGGAGGGCGACCTCAGCGTGGTGCGGGGGACCGTCTCCGAAGTCGTCTACCTCGGCACCTACAACAGCTACGTCGTGGCGCTCGGCGACGGCGCCGAGATCACGGTGTTCGAGCAGAACGCCCACGACAGCACGATCACCGCCGAACGCGGCGACACCGTCTGGCTCTCCTGGCAGCCCTGGCACTCCTACGCGCTGCGGTAGATTCCCCCACCGGTTTCACCCTTCGAACCCCGCCACGAATCCCGAATCCCCGGCATCCCGAATCCCCGGCATCCCGAGTCCCCGGTTATCCCGAACCCCCCGGTACAGCGAACCCGGTAGAGCGAACCCGGAGCACGAACTCCTATGAACGACCCATACAGGCAGGACCCCGCCCTCCTCCGCGGCATGACCCAGCGCCGGCTCGGCAGGCGCGACGCCTTCCGGCTCGCGGGCCTGTCGGCCGCCGGGCTCGCTCTCGCCGCCTGCGGCGTGCAGGGCAAGGGCACGGCCAGGCCGTCCTCCTCCGCCCAGGCCCAGTCAGAGGTGGAGAAGTTCTGGTCGGGCAAGACGAAGAACGGCCACGTGGACTTCGCCAACTGGCCGCTCTACATGGACCCCAAGCAGCCCGAGCTCAAGCAGTTCACCCAGCAGACCGGCATCACGGTGAACTACAAAGAGGTCATCCTGGAGATGCCGAGCTGGTTCGCCAAGATCCAGCCGCAGCTCGCCGCCGGGCAGTCGATCGACTACGACCTCATGGTCGTCACGAACGGCCTGCACTTCCAGCGGCTCGTCGAGCTCGGCTACCTGGCCCCGCTCGACCACACCAAGCTGCCGAACTTCGCGGCCAACGTCGCGCCGGAGTACAGGAACGAGTCGTTCGACCCCGGCAACGTCTACAGCATCCCGTGGGCCTCCGGCATCACCGGCATCGCGTACAACCCGAAGTACGTCGACACCCCGCCGACCATGGCCGACCTGTGGAACCCCAAATACAAGGGCAAGGTCGGCATGATGTCCGACTCCCAGGAGATCGCCAACTTCGGCCTCTTCGCGATCGGCGTGGACCCCGACAAGTCCACCGAGGCCGACTGGCAGAAGGCCGCGGCCAAGCTCCAGGAGCAGCGCGACGCCGGCATCGTGCGCAAGTACTACGACCAGGCGTACACCGACCCGCTCGCCAAGGGCGACATCTGGCTCACGATGGCCTGGTCGGGCGACGTCTTCCAGAAGAACGTCTCCGACGGCACGGACCTCAAGTTCGTGGTCCCGCAGGAGGGCGGCACCATCTGGACCGACAACATGACGATCCCGAAGACCGCGACCAACCCGGTCGACGCGATCATGCTGATGGACTTCTTCTACGACGTGAACGTCGCGGCGCACCTCGCCGAGTACATCAACTACGTGACGCCGGTCCCGGCCGCCAAGGACGTCATCGCCGCCGACGCCGCCAAGGCCACGGGCGACGACAAGAAGCTCCTCGAACAGGTGGCGAGCAGCCCGCTGGTGTTCCCGAGCGAGCAGGACACCGCCAGGCTCCGCAGCTACGTGAACGGCAAGACGCCGGAGGAGCAGAAGAAGTTCGAGTCCATCTTCCAGGCGATCACGACGTCATGAGCAGGCTCCGGGCTTCGCTGACGCCATACCTGCTGCTGTTCCCCGGCACGCTCTGGCTGGCGATCTTCTTCGTCATCCCGACGGTCGTCATGCTGTCGCTGTCGCTGCAGTCGGGCGACGTCGTCAACGGCTACGCGTTCACCTTCAACTGGCACAGCTACGTCGACGGGATCAGCACCTACCACGACCAGATCGTCAGGTCCCTGGTGTACGGCGTGATCTCGACGGTGATCCAGATCGTCATCGGGTTCCCCGTGGCGTACTGGATCGCCTTCAAGGGCGGCACCCGCAAGTCGGTCTACCTGTTCCTCCTGCTGCTGCCCTTCCTGGTGTCGTTCGTGCTGCGCACCATCTCGTGGCAGTTCTTCCTGTCCGACAACGGCATGCTGCTCGGGCCGCTGAAGTCGCTGGGCCTGGTGCCGCAGGACTTCCACATCCTCGCCACGAGCGCGGCGGTGATCGGCGGCCTGGCCTACAACTTCCTGCCGTTCATGATCCTGCCGATGTACGTGGCGCTGGAGCGGATCGACCCGCGCGTCCTGGAGGCCGCGCAGGACCTCTACGCCAGCAAGACGCAGACCTTCCTGCGGGTGGTGCTGCCGCTGTCGCTGCCGGGCGTGTTCGCCGGCGTGCTGATGACGTTCGTCCCGGCCACGTCGGACTACGTCAACGCCTCGGTGCTCGGCGGCACCAGCAACACGATGATCGGCAACGTCATCCAGAACCAGTTCCTGATCAACCAGGACTATCCGACCGCCTCGGCGCTGTCGTTCACGCTGATGGCCCTGCTGCTCGTGGGCATCTTCGCGTACGCCAAGGCGCTCGGCACCGAAGACGTGCTGGAGGTGGCGGCGCGATGAAGCGTGGCCTGCTGCGGGGCCGCGGCCTGCAGATCTACACCTGGCTGGTGATCGCCTGGCTCGTGCTGCCGATCGCCGTGATGATCCTGTTCGGCTTCAACGACACCAAGGGCCGCTACAACACGGCCTGGCAGGGCTTCACGTTCAAGTGGTACGGCAAGCTGTTCGAGATCGGCGACCTCACCCAGGCGCTGGTGAACTCGCTGCTCATCGCCGTGCTGACGAT
This region includes:
- a CDS encoding cyclase family protein; amino-acid sequence: MIVDLSVPVVSGMPVYPGDPEVEIAPALTVAAEGVNVLGLHLGSQSGTHVDAPFHIDDALPTLDDLPLERFLGPAVVLDARGLPPRAPVTPAMLAAVTGRLAPGTVLLVATGWDEHWGTPEYLTHPYLDAETARLIVAAGVRTVGVDALSVDPTPAPADLPAHRVLCGAHAVIAENLRGLGPLLDAQAAGRPIEVSLFPLRLAGADGAPVRAVARIG
- a CDS encoding ABC-F family ATP-binding cassette domain-containing protein; this translates as MSDAFIICSGLSFSWPDDTPVFDDLSFTVGGGRTGLVAPNGAGKSTLLKLIAGEHRPRGGSVSVSGVLGYLPQSLPLTGDLAVAEVLGIAPVIAALDAIESGDAAEEHFTTIGNDWDIEERTRAQLDRLGLGDLAFDRILRTLSGGQVVSLGLAAQLLKRPDVLLLDEPTNNLDLGARRRLYDVLGDWNGCLLVVSHDRALLDRMDRIAELDRGEIRFYGGGFTAYEAAVRAEQEAAERTVRSAEQELKREKREMQQARERAERRAGNAARNLKNAGLARIFAGNMKRGAQESAGRAGQMHAARVSDAKARLDEAGRALRDDQKIALELPGTNVPAGRTVFLGEGLQVRGLFAEPGIDLAIRGPERIALTGANGAGKSTLLRVIGGELEPDAGTTRRADGRVAYLSQRLDLLDVDRTVAENLAAFAPGMPEAERMNLLARFLFRGVRAHLPVGVLSGGERLRATLACVLCAEPAPQLLLLDEPTNNLDLVSVGQLESALGAYEGAFVVVSHDERFLAEVGVDRWLELSDGRLLET
- a CDS encoding Lrp/AsnC family transcriptional regulator; the encoded protein is MTTPPKARAAAAKGGPVVLDEISKQIIEQLQMDGRKPYAAIGKAVGLSEAAVRQRVQRLLDLGVMQIVAVTDPLTLGFPRQAMIGIKCEGDLEQVADELSQIPEIDYVVLTAGSVDIMVEVVCEGDTHLLEILGKIRAISSVRATETFVYLKLHKQTYSWGTH
- a CDS encoding gamma-aminobutyraldehyde dehydrogenase is translated as MTTRLQNFVNGKFVDAASGRFSDVVDPTTGEAYAQAPVSGQEDVDAAYAAATAAFETWGQTTPGERAALLLKVADAIEARADEINEAECRNTGKPRARMAEDETPIAADHFRFFAGAARTLEGPTAGEFLADHTSVIRHEPIGVIGQVTPWNYPMMMAVWKIAPALAAGNTVVLKPSDTTPVSTLKLAEILGDVLPAGVFNVVTGDRETGALVVGHPAASMVAITGSVGAGMSVARTAADDVKRVHLELGGKAPVVIFEDVKDIKAVAEAVAGAGLYNAGQDCTAACRVLVQESIHDEFAAALAEAAAATKLGGLEVEDAYFGPLNNANQLARVEGFFQRLPEHAKVLTGGTRVGDKGFFFAPTVVDGLKQDDEMVQDEIFGPVMTIQTFTDEADALAKANGVRYGLSGSVWTTDHGRAMRMSKRLDFGVVWVNTHIPFVSEMPHGGFKHSGYGKDLSVFGLHDYTRVKHVMHYIGE
- a CDS encoding ABC transporter ATP-binding protein, whose product is MTEIQAGSGAAVAAAPVSGDVPAIELDHVVKEYVSHGEVVRAVKGVSLAIAEGEFFSLLGPSGCGKTTSMRMIAGFEDPTQGIVRLHGEDVTNVPPNKRDINMVFQSYALFPHMNVWDNVAFGLKRKKVPDAEIKRRVGEILEVVDLVGREKRRPKEMSGGQQQRVALARALVNRPRALLLDEPLGALDLKLRQAMQIELKRIQREVGITFVYVTHDQSEALTMSDRIAVMNDGLVEQLADPREIYERPASKFVAGFIGTSNLLSGTVQQITGDTAVLALGASDRILVPADGALAPGATVDLTVRPEKIKIARDRPEGDLSVVRGTVSEVVYLGTYNSYVVALGDGAEITVFEQNAHDSTITAERGDTVWLSWQPWHSYALR
- a CDS encoding polyamine ABC transporter substrate-binding protein, with translation MNDPYRQDPALLRGMTQRRLGRRDAFRLAGLSAAGLALAACGVQGKGTARPSSSAQAQSEVEKFWSGKTKNGHVDFANWPLYMDPKQPELKQFTQQTGITVNYKEVILEMPSWFAKIQPQLAAGQSIDYDLMVVTNGLHFQRLVELGYLAPLDHTKLPNFAANVAPEYRNESFDPGNVYSIPWASGITGIAYNPKYVDTPPTMADLWNPKYKGKVGMMSDSQEIANFGLFAIGVDPDKSTEADWQKAAAKLQEQRDAGIVRKYYDQAYTDPLAKGDIWLTMAWSGDVFQKNVSDGTDLKFVVPQEGGTIWTDNMTIPKTATNPVDAIMLMDFFYDVNVAAHLAEYINYVTPVPAAKDVIAADAAKATGDDKKLLEQVASSPLVFPSEQDTARLRSYVNGKTPEEQKKFESIFQAITTS
- a CDS encoding ABC transporter permease, coding for MSRLRASLTPYLLLFPGTLWLAIFFVIPTVVMLSLSLQSGDVVNGYAFTFNWHSYVDGISTYHDQIVRSLVYGVISTVIQIVIGFPVAYWIAFKGGTRKSVYLFLLLLPFLVSFVLRTISWQFFLSDNGMLLGPLKSLGLVPQDFHILATSAAVIGGLAYNFLPFMILPMYVALERIDPRVLEAAQDLYASKTQTFLRVVLPLSLPGVFAGVLMTFVPATSDYVNASVLGGTSNTMIGNVIQNQFLINQDYPTASALSFTLMALLLVGIFAYAKALGTEDVLEVAAR